The proteins below come from a single Chryseobacterium bernardetii genomic window:
- a CDS encoding DUF1800 domain-containing protein — translation MADSLLKNKHLLWRAGFGVGINQIDDLKNKNPKALINELFKEEGFTEVNYNTPDIDLAGDYMNSTTPAEQKKEMQRIYRAQNEELNLNFLDKMVNSKEQIREKMAFFWHGHFASRVLNPKFNRQLLNTIRKNALGNFKDLLFEVSQSPAMLNFLNNQQNKKDHPNENFAREVMELFTMGRGNYTEKDVREGARAFTGWSYDKEGNFKERKNQHDEGIKTFLGKTGNFNGADALNIILEQKATAKFITAKIYKFFVNENVDQNIVNSLSNSFYNSGYDIKKLMTDIFTSSWFYDQKNIGNRIKSPIELMAGMMRILPMQIQNPENLIVYQKLLGQMLLYPPNVAGWPNGRSWIDSSTLMLRLQVPQIWSGLRPLEYSPRQDDDIDMGLKSKETALNKSFKNPNITIDWNRVDQIFAHKNCEDYLIQNPKSLDINTVNNFSDKSTKMTIINLMSTPEYQLM, via the coding sequence ATGGCTGATTCCTTATTAAAAAACAAACATCTTCTCTGGCGCGCAGGTTTCGGCGTCGGAATTAATCAAATTGATGATTTGAAAAATAAAAACCCTAAAGCGCTCATTAATGAATTATTTAAAGAAGAAGGTTTTACAGAGGTCAATTATAATACCCCGGATATAGATCTTGCTGGAGATTATATGAATAGTACAACTCCCGCCGAGCAAAAGAAAGAAATGCAACGGATTTACAGAGCACAGAATGAAGAACTAAATCTTAATTTTCTGGATAAAATGGTGAACAGTAAAGAGCAGATAAGAGAAAAAATGGCTTTCTTTTGGCACGGACATTTTGCATCAAGAGTTCTTAATCCCAAATTTAACAGACAGCTCTTAAATACCATCCGGAAGAATGCGCTGGGCAACTTCAAAGATTTGCTTTTCGAAGTAAGCCAGTCTCCGGCGATGCTTAACTTCCTGAATAATCAGCAAAACAAAAAAGATCATCCGAATGAGAATTTCGCCCGTGAAGTGATGGAACTTTTCACCATGGGAAGAGGAAATTATACGGAAAAGGATGTTAGAGAGGGCGCCAGGGCATTTACAGGATGGAGCTACGATAAAGAGGGAAACTTTAAGGAAAGGAAAAATCAGCATGATGAAGGAATTAAAACCTTTTTAGGAAAAACAGGCAATTTTAATGGGGCTGACGCATTGAATATCATCCTGGAGCAAAAAGCAACTGCAAAATTTATCACAGCCAAGATCTATAAGTTTTTTGTTAATGAAAATGTAGACCAGAACATTGTGAACTCTCTAAGCAACAGTTTCTACAACTCAGGTTATGACATAAAAAAATTGATGACTGATATCTTTACAAGCTCATGGTTTTATGATCAGAAAAATATCGGCAACAGAATAAAATCTCCCATAGAACTGATGGCTGGCATGATGCGGATACTTCCGATGCAGATTCAGAATCCTGAAAATCTCATCGTGTATCAAAAGCTGCTGGGACAAATGCTGCTTTATCCGCCTAATGTTGCAGGGTGGCCTAATGGCAGGTCCTGGATTGACAGTTCTACCTTGATGTTAAGGCTTCAGGTACCACAGATCTGGTCTGGCCTGCGTCCATTGGAATACAGTCCGCGGCAGGATGATGATATTGATATGGGACTAAAATCTAAAGAGACTGCTTTGAATAAAAGCTTTAAAAATCCCAATATTACCATAGACTGGAACCGTGTAGATCAGATTTTCGCCCATAAAAACTGTGAAGATTACCTGATTCAAAACCCAAAGAGTCTGGACATCAATACTGTGAATAATTTTTCTGATAAGAGCACGAAAATGACCATTATCAATCTGATGTCAACTCCTGAATACCAATTAATGTAA
- a CDS encoding glucokinase yields the protein MILNPKFPLYLPGVENSNNDNVSIIGASLREDITILGYFVSGSGGLEIKLQNTYSTKEYPSFNDILRKFIQDNQLENVKRLGMAVPGPVIDGKSSPARLGWNLDVEEYKRDFGFEKVEMLNDLEASAYGMALLEDNDLEAIYTSGHLEKGNVAILAPGNGLGEAGYFFDGKNLRPFATEGGHSEFSPRTNVEVEFYQFLNNIYGIVSWENVLSKSGLFNIYRFLRDVKRHPEPEWLGERLANGNFVEELYKAAVEDNVLICRIALDTFLEFLAREANNLTLKLKATGGLLIAGDIPQMVREYIDKDKFYEKFKISDKMEGMLKNIPIYLVKQNHTALKGVALYTAYYQQ from the coding sequence ATGATTCTAAATCCAAAATTTCCACTTTATTTACCAGGAGTAGAGAACAGTAATAATGATAATGTTTCCATCATTGGAGCAAGTCTCCGTGAAGATATAACGATCTTAGGCTATTTTGTTTCCGGTAGCGGAGGTCTTGAGATTAAACTGCAAAATACATATTCTACTAAGGAATATCCTTCTTTTAATGATATATTAAGGAAGTTTATCCAGGATAATCAGTTGGAAAATGTAAAGCGTTTGGGAATGGCAGTGCCAGGCCCAGTGATTGACGGAAAAAGCAGCCCCGCAAGATTGGGCTGGAACTTAGACGTTGAAGAATATAAAAGAGACTTTGGTTTTGAAAAAGTAGAAATGCTGAATGACCTGGAAGCTTCTGCTTACGGAATGGCTCTTCTTGAGGATAATGATCTTGAAGCCATCTATACCAGCGGTCACCTTGAAAAAGGAAACGTAGCAATCCTTGCTCCAGGAAACGGGCTGGGAGAAGCCGGGTATTTCTTTGACGGAAAAAACCTGAGACCTTTCGCAACAGAAGGTGGGCATTCCGAATTCTCACCAAGAACGAATGTTGAGGTTGAATTTTACCAGTTCCTTAATAATATCTATGGTATTGTAAGCTGGGAAAATGTATTGTCCAAGTCAGGACTATTCAATATTTATCGTTTCCTGAGAGATGTAAAAAGACATCCGGAGCCTGAATGGTTAGGAGAACGTCTTGCCAATGGTAATTTTGTTGAGGAACTTTACAAAGCCGCAGTAGAAGATAATGTACTTATCTGTAGAATTGCTTTGGATACTTTCCTTGAGTTCCTGGCCAGAGAGGCGAATAACCTTACTTTGAAGCTGAAAGCAACAGGAGGTCTTCTCATAGCAGGTGATATTCCTCAGATGGTAAGAGAATATATTGATAAGGATAAATTCTATGAAAAATTCAAGATCAGTGATAAAATGGAGGGAATGCTTAAAAATATCCCGATCTATCTGGTCAAGCAAAATCATACAGCATTAAAAGGAGTGGCTCTGTACACTGCCTATTATCAGCAATAA
- a CDS encoding YceI family protein — protein MKKIFLLAVLAGGLAFGQSKKVVASDIHWWGYKVAKSEASSHDGTVKVKSGDMVMKGNQLVGGSFVLDMTSINSTDLTGEYQQKLNGHLKNGDFFEVEKFPTATFKITGVKKNNDKIYNSLVTGNLTVKGKTNAVTFPAKISYSKGVVSLVSNKFSFDRQKFDVAYKSTMQDVFVKDDIDMVVKVTAQ, from the coding sequence ATGAAAAAAATATTTTTATTAGCAGTATTAGCGGGTGGTTTAGCTTTCGGACAATCTAAAAAAGTTGTAGCATCTGACATTCACTGGTGGGGATACAAAGTAGCAAAATCTGAAGCAAGTTCTCACGATGGAACTGTAAAAGTAAAATCAGGAGATATGGTAATGAAGGGTAACCAGCTTGTAGGAGGAAGCTTCGTATTGGATATGACTTCTATTAACTCTACAGACCTTACAGGAGAATATCAGCAGAAGCTGAACGGGCACCTTAAGAATGGTGACTTCTTTGAAGTTGAAAAATTCCCGACTGCTACTTTCAAAATTACAGGAGTAAAGAAAAACAACGATAAGATCTACAACTCTTTAGTAACAGGAAACCTTACTGTGAAAGGAAAAACAAACGCTGTTACTTTCCCTGCTAAAATTTCTTACAGCAAAGGAGTGGTAAGTTTAGTATCTAATAAATTCTCTTTCGACAGACAGAAATTTGATGTTGCTTACAAATCTACCATGCAGGATGTTTTTGTGAAAGATGATATCGATATGGTAGTAAAGGTAACTGCTCAATAA
- a CDS encoding YceI family protein — MKRLLLFAMVCASISFVSAQRKFDKVSKVTSSEIRWWGYKVVKTEASSHSGTIKLKSGKFNFDHTVLVDGEFVIDMRSMMAGDVSDEDQIKLTNDLKSTNFFEVKKFPVAKFHLTKIIPLANSEYNSTVYGDLTLKGVRKTITFPANVYVTQFTVVIESAKFSLNRRDFKVFYQSSLKDYFIKNEMDIQFKVSTEKLDNENRVPVKKK, encoded by the coding sequence ATGAAAAGATTACTATTGTTTGCTATGGTGTGCGCAAGTATATCATTTGTTTCTGCCCAAAGAAAATTTGATAAGGTTTCGAAAGTAACTTCATCAGAGATCAGGTGGTGGGGATATAAGGTTGTAAAAACTGAGGCTTCCTCCCATTCAGGAACGATAAAATTAAAAAGTGGAAAATTCAATTTCGATCATACTGTATTGGTAGATGGTGAATTTGTAATAGATATGAGAAGTATGATGGCTGGTGATGTTTCTGATGAGGACCAGATTAAACTTACCAATGACCTGAAAAGCACCAATTTCTTCGAAGTAAAGAAGTTTCCGGTTGCGAAATTCCACTTAACTAAAATCATTCCTTTAGCAAACAGTGAGTATAACTCTACCGTATACGGAGATCTTACCCTTAAAGGTGTGAGAAAGACCATTACTTTCCCGGCGAATGTATATGTTACCCAGTTTACCGTAGTTATTGAATCTGCGAAGTTCTCTCTGAACAGAAGAGACTTTAAAGTATTCTACCAGTCTTCTCTGAAAGACTACTTCATCAAGAACGAAATGGATATTCAGTTTAAGGTATCTACTGAAAAGTTGGATAATGAAAATAGAGTTCCTGTAAAGAAGAAATAA
- a CDS encoding alpha/beta hydrolase produces the protein MKIYVVSGLGADFKVLERLQFPKHCELIFIDWLIPEKNESFQAYVKRMAEKIDTSEPFCLVGYSFGGIMVQEINRLKPAEKVVILGSIKSDKEKSRFIKTGEVTKIPKILPVGLFNTRAANVYAVLRKLFDPKNPRLLQYFRVRDPYYLKWSVEKVAEWKFEENPNVIQILGDKDIVFPIRNSKPDYVIKGGTHLFPATKAKEVSKILNEIFSEN, from the coding sequence ATGAAAATTTATGTTGTAAGCGGTCTTGGAGCAGACTTCAAGGTACTTGAAAGATTACAGTTTCCCAAGCATTGTGAACTTATTTTTATAGATTGGCTCATCCCTGAAAAAAATGAATCTTTTCAGGCTTATGTAAAAAGGATGGCAGAGAAAATAGATACTTCAGAACCATTTTGTCTGGTAGGATATTCTTTTGGCGGTATTATGGTACAGGAGATCAATCGCCTGAAACCAGCTGAAAAGGTTGTGATCCTGGGAAGTATTAAATCTGATAAAGAAAAATCCAGATTCATAAAAACGGGAGAAGTAACAAAAATACCGAAAATACTGCCTGTAGGTCTGTTTAATACAAGAGCTGCCAATGTATATGCCGTACTCAGAAAATTGTTTGATCCCAAAAACCCAAGACTTCTTCAGTATTTCAGAGTAAGAGATCCTTATTATTTGAAATGGTCTGTGGAAAAGGTTGCTGAATGGAAATTTGAGGAGAACCCGAATGTGATTCAGATCCTGGGTGATAAGGATATTGTTTTTCCTATCAGGAACTCAAAGCCGGATTATGTAATTAAAGGCGGAACCCATCTGTTTCCTGCCACTAAAGCCAAAGAGGTTTCTAAAATTCTGAATGAAATATTTAGTGAAAACTAA
- a CDS encoding ammonium transporter, whose translation MKVGLKWIVSFSIIALVAIGGLFWTPVTDISAQGAFLTEDKIVGADVAWILAAAGLVLLMTPGLSFFYGGMVGRKNVISTMLQSFIALGVISMVWVVVGFSLSFGESLGITIAGKHYGIIGNPLSYPFFSGVGNLPHSMMAPTIPFILFALFQMKFAVITPAIITGSFAERVRFISYLLFIVLFSIFIYTPLCHMVWHPDGLLNKYFGVKDFAGGTVVHMSAGFAALAGALVLGKRKNPHHEPSNIPYVLLGTGMLWFGWFGFNAGSALSASASAATAFGTTTIASASAMMTWIFFDRINGRSVSALGACIGAVVGLVAITPGCGFVNIQESLFIGFISAIVSNLMVNWKALKRVDDTLDVFACHGVGGIMGMILTAIFAHGEKASLLHGGLEVFLHHLAALFLVSVFTFFGSLLLYKITNAMITLRVSEESENMGLDLSQHQERFN comes from the coding sequence ATGAAAGTAGGTTTAAAATGGATCGTTTCGTTCTCTATTATTGCCTTGGTTGCCATTGGAGGTCTGTTCTGGACTCCGGTTACAGATATTTCTGCTCAGGGAGCGTTTTTAACTGAAGATAAAATTGTAGGAGCTGATGTAGCCTGGATTCTGGCTGCAGCAGGACTTGTATTACTGATGACACCGGGATTATCCTTTTTCTATGGAGGAATGGTAGGGCGTAAAAATGTAATTTCTACCATGCTGCAGAGTTTTATTGCTTTAGGGGTGATCTCTATGGTTTGGGTGGTTGTTGGTTTTTCATTATCTTTTGGAGAATCCTTAGGAATTACCATTGCCGGAAAACATTATGGAATTATTGGAAACCCGTTGAGTTACCCCTTTTTCAGTGGAGTTGGAAATCTGCCGCATAGCATGATGGCCCCTACGATTCCTTTTATTCTGTTTGCTTTATTCCAGATGAAATTTGCTGTTATTACTCCTGCTATCATTACCGGATCTTTTGCAGAGAGGGTTCGTTTTATTTCTTATCTTTTATTTATTGTTCTTTTCAGTATTTTCATTTATACACCATTGTGTCATATGGTATGGCACCCTGATGGGCTTTTAAACAAATATTTCGGAGTAAAAGACTTTGCCGGTGGAACGGTAGTACACATGAGTGCCGGTTTCGCAGCACTTGCCGGTGCTTTGGTATTGGGAAAACGGAAAAACCCTCATCATGAACCTTCTAATATTCCGTATGTGCTTTTGGGAACAGGAATGCTGTGGTTTGGGTGGTTTGGATTTAATGCAGGATCTGCCCTGAGCGCTTCTGCATCTGCGGCTACTGCCTTCGGAACTACTACCATTGCTTCAGCTTCTGCCATGATGACCTGGATATTTTTTGACAGGATCAACGGAAGGAGCGTATCTGCTTTAGGGGCCTGCATTGGTGCAGTGGTAGGTCTTGTGGCCATTACACCAGGATGTGGGTTTGTCAATATTCAGGAGAGTCTTTTTATAGGGTTTATTTCTGCAATTGTTTCTAATCTGATGGTTAACTGGAAAGCTTTAAAAAGGGTGGATGATACACTGGATGTTTTCGCATGTCATGGAGTAGGGGGTATTATGGGAATGATCCTGACTGCTATTTTTGCGCACGGTGAAAAAGCAAGCCTGCTTCATGGCGGATTAGAGGTGTTCCTTCATCATCTGGCTGCATTATTCCTGGTGTCTGTTTTTACTTTCTTCGGGTCTTTATTGTTATATAAAATAACCAATGCAATGATTACATTAAGGGTTTCGGAAGAATCTGAAAACATGGGGCTTGATCTTTCCCAACATCAGGAGCGCTTTAATTAA
- a CDS encoding L-serine ammonia-lyase, translating into MESISVFEIIKVGIGPSSSHTMGPWNAASAFIRIIKRERSIEDVKEVFLEFFGSLAKTGIGHGTDIAGMLGLNGEDYKTIDTTKIDEKIDYIKSTQTINLGGEKVIPFIYGHHLILNMKKSLDFHPNGMIFRAVFEDGTELVQDFYSVGGGFIASQEKNSIQKQCVRTLYPCHKASDIAKYCKKLGLSKMSDLIFINEESWRTQEETKAEALYIWQQIKECIYKGVNKEGILPGGLNVSRRAAGINRKLLGDKIYKNKDEWFQQVVDAEENFTNINKWIACFALAVNEENASFGRIITAPTNGASGVIPAVLMYSQAFTDSISEDDIIRFLLVAGEIGTLFKKNATISAAMGGCQAEIGVSSAMAAAGLTEILGGSVGQVLMAAEIAMEHHLGLTCDPIRGLVQIPCIERNTMGAMKAITAANIALESDPAKAKVTLDEVIQTMWETALSMNDRFKETSEGGLAIAVNVPEC; encoded by the coding sequence ATGGAATCAATATCGGTTTTTGAGATTATTAAAGTAGGAATAGGCCCATCCAGTTCGCATACAATGGGACCGTGGAATGCAGCATCTGCATTTATCAGGATTATAAAAAGAGAAAGATCAATAGAAGATGTGAAAGAGGTCTTTCTTGAATTCTTTGGCTCACTTGCCAAAACAGGAATCGGGCATGGAACAGACATTGCCGGAATGCTTGGCCTGAACGGTGAAGATTACAAAACCATTGATACTACCAAAATTGATGAAAAAATAGATTACATTAAAAGTACTCAAACTATTAACCTTGGGGGAGAAAAGGTGATTCCGTTTATTTATGGACATCATTTGATCCTGAATATGAAAAAATCCCTTGATTTTCACCCGAACGGAATGATCTTCAGAGCTGTATTTGAAGACGGAACTGAACTTGTTCAGGATTTTTATTCTGTAGGAGGAGGTTTTATTGCCAGTCAGGAGAAAAACTCAATTCAAAAACAATGTGTACGTACACTGTACCCTTGCCATAAAGCGTCAGATATTGCAAAATATTGTAAAAAACTGGGGCTTAGCAAAATGTCAGATTTAATTTTCATCAACGAAGAAAGCTGGAGAACCCAGGAAGAGACGAAGGCAGAAGCATTGTATATCTGGCAGCAAATTAAGGAATGTATTTACAAGGGGGTAAATAAGGAAGGTATTCTTCCGGGAGGACTAAATGTTTCCAGAAGGGCAGCCGGAATCAACAGAAAGCTGCTGGGAGACAAAATATATAAGAATAAAGATGAATGGTTTCAGCAGGTTGTTGATGCCGAAGAAAATTTCACCAATATCAATAAATGGATTGCCTGTTTTGCGCTGGCAGTGAATGAGGAAAACGCCAGTTTCGGAAGAATTATTACCGCACCTACTAATGGGGCAAGCGGTGTAATTCCCGCAGTTCTGATGTACTCTCAGGCCTTTACAGATTCTATCAGTGAAGATGATATCATTCGTTTCTTGTTGGTAGCAGGAGAAATTGGGACATTATTTAAGAAAAATGCAACAATTTCTGCAGCAATGGGAGGATGCCAGGCTGAAATCGGGGTTTCATCTGCCATGGCAGCAGCCGGGCTTACAGAAATCTTAGGTGGTAGTGTAGGACAGGTATTGATGGCTGCAGAAATTGCGATGGAACACCATCTTGGGTTAACCTGCGATCCTATCAGAGGTTTGGTACAGATTCCATGTATTGAAAGAAATACAATGGGCGCAATGAAGGCTATTACAGCTGCCAATATCGCATTGGAAAGCGACCCTGCCAAAGCAAAGGTAACTTTGGATGAGGTAATACAGACAATGTGGGAAACTGCTCTTTCTATGAACGACCGCTTTAAAGAGACTTCTGAAGGAGGATTAGCCATTGCTGTGAACGTTCCGGAATGTTAA
- a CDS encoding serine hydrolase domain-containing protein: MKIRLLLVLACLAQLCNAQIEGTWNGELDTQNMKLPVIFKISKKTKAYTSILVSPKQSSREIPVEKTDFNNNELSLEIGSINAGYRGTYKTDHFEGSLTQNGRIIPLNLYKDSRPDISDIPNLGVKTINTQKIDDFLNYMVQNNQEIGSISIFRNGAEVYKRNFGQNLLPANTVYDQNTGYQIGSISKLITAVMLFQLIEQGTLNLNDPLSKFYPEIPNAEKITIQTMLNHTSGLGDYVGKAIENNWLFKGPVGDKAIIEVIKKEGVQSQPGEKLKYSNSAYFLLSRILEKLHNKPYNEILKENILSKAPMPHTFSVLDGPKNIFKSYELIKGSWTEIKDFDFHNCIGLGDITSTPEDLNIFINALFNGKFIKKETLDMMISNEKEKVFGPGIMKVPFYNIISYGHGGDTAGSHSILAFEPTDQLSYAVTINGQNFPHNSFYIALMNLIYGRDYQYPVFNNTKIPVADLEKYIGDYTSKAIDLGLKIFVKEEVLYAQATNQAEFPLTVAEKDQFTFEKAGIKITFNPENKQLTLIQGGKNYLFSKKSSDK, encoded by the coding sequence ATGAAAATCAGATTATTATTGGTGCTGGCATGCCTGGCACAGCTTTGTAACGCCCAAATTGAAGGGACCTGGAACGGCGAACTGGATACCCAGAACATGAAACTGCCGGTTATTTTTAAAATATCAAAAAAAACAAAAGCCTACACCTCAATCCTGGTAAGCCCTAAACAAAGTTCAAGGGAAATTCCCGTAGAGAAAACAGACTTTAACAATAATGAGCTTAGCCTTGAAATAGGAAGTATTAATGCAGGATACAGAGGTACCTATAAAACAGATCATTTTGAAGGCAGCCTTACCCAGAATGGCAGAATCATTCCTTTGAACCTTTACAAGGACAGCAGACCGGACATATCTGATATCCCTAATCTTGGAGTCAAAACCATCAACACTCAAAAAATTGATGACTTTTTAAATTATATGGTTCAGAACAATCAGGAAATCGGTAGTATTTCTATTTTCAGAAACGGAGCTGAGGTTTATAAGAGGAATTTTGGGCAAAACCTTCTGCCTGCCAATACAGTCTATGACCAAAATACCGGCTATCAGATAGGTTCTATCAGTAAGCTTATTACCGCAGTAATGCTTTTTCAACTCATAGAACAGGGAACGCTCAATCTTAATGATCCTCTTTCAAAATTCTATCCCGAGATACCCAATGCTGAAAAAATTACCATCCAAACCATGCTTAACCATACCAGCGGATTAGGGGATTATGTAGGAAAAGCCATCGAAAATAATTGGCTTTTCAAAGGTCCGGTAGGTGATAAAGCTATTATTGAAGTGATCAAAAAAGAGGGTGTACAATCTCAGCCCGGAGAAAAACTGAAGTATTCCAACTCTGCTTATTTTTTACTGAGCAGAATATTGGAAAAGCTCCACAATAAACCTTATAACGAGATCTTAAAAGAAAACATTCTTAGTAAAGCTCCAATGCCACATACTTTTTCTGTTCTTGACGGCCCGAAGAATATTTTCAAATCATATGAATTAATAAAAGGGAGCTGGACAGAAATAAAAGATTTCGATTTTCATAATTGTATTGGATTGGGAGACATCACCTCAACTCCGGAAGATCTGAACATCTTTATTAATGCATTATTCAATGGTAAATTTATAAAGAAGGAAACTCTTGACATGATGATTTCCAATGAAAAGGAAAAAGTATTTGGGCCTGGAATCATGAAAGTTCCATTCTATAACATTATTTCATACGGACATGGTGGAGATACGGCAGGAAGCCACTCCATACTCGCTTTTGAACCTACAGATCAATTATCTTATGCAGTTACCATTAATGGCCAAAATTTTCCTCATAACAGCTTCTACATCGCACTGATGAATCTTATATATGGCAGAGATTATCAGTATCCTGTATTTAACAATACTAAAATTCCTGTTGCAGATCTGGAAAAATATATAGGCGATTATACTTCAAAAGCTATTGATTTAGGCTTAAAAATATTTGTTAAAGAAGAAGTTTTATATGCTCAGGCTACGAATCAGGCAGAGTTTCCACTAACTGTTGCGGAAAAAGATCAGTTTACTTTTGAAAAAGCAGGTATAAAGATCACCTTTAATCCTGAAAACAAACAGCTTACCCTAATACAAGGCGGAAAGAATTATTTATTCAGCAAAAAAAGCTCTGACAAATAA
- a CDS encoding YIP1 family protein, translated as MNWKTIFNPFERFDEKQLLLAGILAVILSIAAGYWTGTTFISIYRISTIENISFQNIAIPTLLSFLSAIAVLFILGRILNSKTRVIDIVNTVLISQLVLILFQYIGKIPYIKLAGENVIQYESDPSGTFPFLDFLILISVSCISIITLIYSITLFYNGFKTATNIKKWQHIVLFCIVSLVSTLVCQILINKII; from the coding sequence ATGAACTGGAAAACTATTTTTAATCCGTTTGAAAGATTTGATGAAAAGCAGCTTCTACTGGCCGGGATTCTGGCTGTTATTCTTTCCATTGCTGCAGGATATTGGACAGGTACTACTTTCATCAGCATATACAGGATCAGTACTATAGAAAATATTTCATTTCAAAATATAGCAATCCCTACTCTATTAAGCTTCCTTAGTGCAATTGCAGTTCTTTTTATTTTAGGCAGAATCCTGAACAGTAAAACAAGGGTCATTGATATTGTCAATACCGTTTTAATCTCCCAGCTTGTCCTGATTCTGTTTCAATACATCGGAAAAATACCATACATTAAACTTGCAGGGGAAAATGTCATTCAATATGAGTCTGATCCTTCAGGAACATTTCCTTTTCTGGATTTTCTGATCCTGATCTCCGTATCCTGTATTTCCATTATTACGCTTATTTACAGCATTACCCTTTTTTATAACGGATTCAAAACAGCCACCAATATCAAGAAATGGCAGCATATTGTACTCTTTTGTATTGTTTCATTGGTCAGCACTTTAGTCTGCCAGATTCTAATCAATAAAATTATTTAA
- a CDS encoding DUF2089 family protein, which produces MKLPIICPSCDHTLNVSQMKCPSCKTEVSGDYELPVLLKLNRDEQDFVLNFFLSSGSIKEMAKQAGLSYPTMRNKMDDLITKIEQLKNNL; this is translated from the coding sequence ATGAAGTTACCAATTATCTGTCCAAGCTGTGATCATACGCTTAATGTAAGCCAAATGAAATGCCCAAGCTGTAAAACAGAGGTAAGCGGAGATTATGAGCTTCCGGTCCTTCTTAAACTGAACCGTGATGAGCAGGATTTTGTCCTTAATTTTTTCCTTTCCAGCGGAAGCATCAAAGAAATGGCCAAGCAGGCAGGGCTATCCTATCCTACCATGAGAAATAAAATGGATGATCTGATCACCAAGATTGAACAACTAAAAAATAACCTGTAA
- a CDS encoding prephenate dehydrogenase, with the protein MKISIIGVGLIGGSMALKLREKNIASFIYGIDNSQQHISEALDLKIIDAGAGLEQGIKGSDLIILAIPVDAARKLLPSVLDLVSDQQTVMDAGSTKAGIVAAVKNHPKRSRFVAFHPMWGTENNGPKSAIAESFAGKAGVICNKEESAEDALNVVENIVNALEMHTIYMNAEDHDIHTAYISHISHITSYALANTVLEKEREEETIFQLASSGFSSTVRLAKSHPEMWVPIFKQNKENVLDVLNEHITQLRKFKSALEKENFEYLEELITNANRIRGILR; encoded by the coding sequence ATGAAAATAAGTATTATCGGAGTAGGATTAATCGGAGGTTCAATGGCCCTGAAATTAAGAGAAAAAAACATCGCCAGCTTCATCTACGGAATCGATAACAGCCAACAGCATATCAGCGAAGCATTGGATTTGAAAATCATTGATGCCGGAGCAGGTCTGGAGCAGGGAATCAAAGGTTCAGACCTTATTATTCTTGCCATTCCGGTAGATGCTGCAAGAAAACTGTTACCTTCTGTGTTGGATCTTGTATCTGATCAGCAAACCGTTATGGATGCCGGTTCTACCAAAGCAGGAATTGTAGCTGCCGTTAAGAACCATCCGAAACGCTCAAGGTTTGTAGCTTTTCACCCGATGTGGGGTACTGAAAACAATGGTCCTAAATCTGCCATTGCTGAAAGTTTTGCAGGCAAGGCAGGAGTCATCTGCAATAAAGAAGAATCGGCAGAAGATGCATTGAATGTAGTTGAAAACATTGTTAATGCCCTTGAAATGCACACCATTTACATGAACGCAGAGGATCATGATATCCATACCGCTTACATTTCCCATATTTCGCATATTACCTCATATGCCCTTGCCAATACCGTTCTGGAAAAGGAACGTGAAGAAGAAACCATCTTTCAGCTTGCCAGCTCCGGATTTTCAAGTACGGTACGTCTTGCCAAGTCCCATCCTGAAATGTGGGTTCCAATCTTCAAGCAGAACAAAGAAAATGTCCTGGATGTATTGAATGAGCATATTACCCAGCTCAGAAAATTCAAGTCTGCTCTGGAAAAAGAAAACTTTGAATACCTGGAAGAACTGATTACCAATGCCAACAGAATCAGAGGTATATTGAGATAA